Below is a genomic region from Brassica oleracea var. oleracea cultivar TO1000 chromosome C9, BOL, whole genome shotgun sequence.
CCAACTTTTCGCGGGGAAACGGAGCCGCTCACACACACCATCTTGGAATCTTGACTACTCTCTAAGGTCACTTCATAAACGTCACAAAATACATACAAATTATAGAAAAATTGTAATACTCCGTTTTAAATTTTTCAGAGGGAGAGAAGAAATCTTGCACTTGTTAAATTTTAAAATATACTCCCTCCGTTTTCGAAAGTAGGATTTTCTAGATTTATTTTTTTGTTCCATAATGTTAGATTTTCTAAAATTTTAAAATATTTTTAGTAGTTAATGTTGAAAATTTGTATACTTTTAAACGAAAATATTTGAATTGGTTAAATACTATTAATTGATATTTATTAGAAAATGTATAGTAAAATAAATAATAAATTTAATAATAAATATTTATTATATTCTTAATATGGTGAATACTTCTTTTGGGAATAGAGGGAGTACCGCTTCAAAATCTCTAATATACGGCGGCGGCGGCTAGTATCAACTATCAACTTTTACATCCTATAGTTCCTTGTTTGTCTCAGGGTGTGATAGAAGAATTAGGAGTAAAATCTTTAGAGTAAAAAGTAATAAAGTAAAAACAAAAAAAAATGAAAGCTAAATCGACTGTATATTTATTAAAAAAATGAGAGAGAGGAAAGAGGCGACTGAAAAGGCGATTGCAACCCTAAACAAAAAACCGTTATTTTTCCGGTTGATCTCCCCTTTTCTGATTGTTACTCCCGATGTTCTCGGAGATGGAGGGGTATGGGATTTTCCACTAGTCAATCTTTCAAATGTAATCCCCATGATTGATGCCCACGATTGTGATGAAACGGTTTCTCAACTACCCTGAAGTTTGATATATAAAGCTTATGCTTCTATGCTTTTGATTTCATCACTTTCCTCTGAATTTCTTCAATTAATTCATTTCTTTTGGAGAATTTTCGATCATTGGATTCTCATGGCGGACAATATCCGAAGGGGTTTGCAGAACCTCAATTTGGGTGCTAATGATCCTCCAGTTCAACTCCCTGTTCACGTCCTTAATGAAGCTGTTGCTGAGAACCGATTCATCTTGATTGGAAGACCGGTCATGCCTAGGCGACAAAATATCCGCTCAATCATTGCAAATCACCCGCGTATTTGGGGCCAATATGGCGTACAAGGAAGACTAACTGAGGGTCGTCGATTCCAATTTGTCTTCCCTACGGAGGAATCACTGGAGATGGTGCTTCGCCGAGGTCCATGGGCCTTTGCTGATCGTATGTTGATTATGGAACGCTGGTCTCCACTTTTTAACCCACTGATGCTCAACTTTATACCGTTGTGGATTCAAATCTGTGGCATTCCCTTTCAATACATGAGTCAAGATGCTGTTATTCACATTGGAAGGGCACTAGGAATGTACATGGAAGTTGATTACAACAGCGACACTACGGCGAGGAGAAAGTTTGCAAGGGATAGAGTCAATTGGAATGATGATGAGCCTCTAAGGTTTCAAAGGCAATTTCAATTTGAAGCAGGGGTTAACACTATGCTCAGGCTTACGTATGAAAGACTGCGTGGTTTCTGTGAGACATGTGGAATGTTGACTCATGATTCTGGTGCTTGTCTCATCCAGAATGGAGGTCCTGATAATGGAGGTGCAGATGATTCTGGGAGTGAGGATGATAATCTGGAGGAAGATCCTGCGCCACCACAAGGTTTAATCATTGAAGAGATTGTTGAGGCTGATCAACAAGAAGAAAACGTAGGTGGTCTGGATGCTGCTGTAGATAAGAATATGGATAATGAGATCCAAGTGGAGGAGATTGCAGAGGAAGATGATGCGCTCTGGTATGGTAATGCAATGCCAACAATGTTTTCGGAGGAGTACAATATGAATGAAATGTTTAATCCTCTGTCTGCGGTTGGAGAACGTCCGGATACCCGTGAAGCTCTGAAGAGGAAAGCTAGGATGGAGGCTGCTAATGAGAATGTAAGCATATTTACAAATCTGGAACAAGGTGAATCTAGCACGAAGAGATACACAAGACGCAAGAAGAATGAAGGTACACAGACAATACCACAGAGGAGTATTAACAATGATGCTGCTGATGTCCCCTCGGAGGACACACCAAAGGAAGGAGGCCCGGTGGGCCCAGAACCACCACTGCCGCCATGAAGACAATCTGCTGGAACTGTCGGGGTTTGGGCATTGACTTGACAGTTCGACGCCTGAAGGAGATCAATCGTATGTATCTCCCGGACATCATATGTCTATCAGAAACTAAGCAGCAAGATGACTATGTTCGTGACGTTGGTGCGCAGTTAGGATTTCCTTTTTCTAGTATTGTAACACCAGTTGGTGTAGGTGGTGGCTTAGTGGTTTATTGGAAGCAGTCTGTACAGGTTTCTGTTTTAAGTCAGTCCTGTAATCTAATCGATTGTAAGGTTATCAGTAATGAAGTTTCTTTCTACTTGTCTTTTGTCTATGGGCATCCTAATCCTGCTTTTAGACATCATACATGGGAGAGATTGATGCGATGTGGTCTGACAAGACGGAATGAACCGTGGTTTACACTAGGAGACTTTAATGAAATTGTTGGCAATCATGAGAAGATAAGAGGAAGAATAAGGTCGGAAGCTTCCTTTCAAGATTTCAGGGACATGAGACGCACTTGTGGGTTTCAAGACTTGCAAACGCTGGGGAACAAATTTTCATGGATTGGGCAGAGAGGCAATCATAGAGTGCAATGTTGCTTGGATCGCACAATGGCAACTAGTACATGGTTTGATAAATTTCCAGCTTCTCAGACAGAGTTTTTGGAGATTGGGGAATCTGATCACAGACCGTTGGTAACATATATTGAGACGGAGCAGGTAGAGCCGCGACGTGTATTCCGTTTTGATAGTCGCATGATCGATAAAGATGGTTTTCATGATACTGTTAAACGTGGATGGAAAGGAACAAGACAGATGCATCTCTTACGGATTCCTTTAGCTCAAAGGTTGAGTAGATGTAGACAGCACATTTCTGTGTGGAAGAGACATAACCGTAGTAATGCTGAAGAGAAAATTGGGTTTCTGCGTAGACGATTCGATCAAGCGATGGTCTCTGATACTAGGACTCAGCAGGAGAGAGCTGAGCTGAAAGAAGAACTCAATCAGGCCTATTTGGAAGAGGAGATCTTTTGGAAGCAAAAAAGTAGAGTCATGTGGTTACGAGCAGGAGATCGTAATACACGTTTTTTCCATGCTGTAACGAAGGCTAAGCGTATAAAGAATACTCTACATTCTATTCAAGATCACAATGGAGTCATTCATAGAGGACAGAAGGAGGTTGCTCAAGTTGCAGAACGGTATTTTCAGAATATATTTACGTCAACCCCGGTTAATGAGAGTCTGCTAATGGACGTGTTTAGTGAATTTCAAACACGTGTAACAGAAGAGATGAATATTGATCTTACTCGCCCATGTACTGAGGAGGAGGTGAGGAATGCTTTATTTGATATGGGACCACATCGAGCTCCAGGGCCTGATGGATTTTCTGCGGTCTTCTACCAGCGTTTCTGGGAGGATTTAAAAGAAGAAATCATGCAGGAAATACATGAATTCTTTGATGGCCAGTTTGATCGTCAGCACAACCACACTAACCTGTGTCTGATCCCTAAGATATACCCACCGACGGGCATGACTGAATTCCGTCCAATTGCTTTGTGCAATGTGTCTTACAAACTTATCTCCAAGGTGTTGGTTAATCGTCTGAAACCTCATCTTGGGGGTATTATATCAGAGAATCAGAATGCTTTTATACCGGGTAGATTGATCTCTGATAATATAACAGTTGCTCATGAAATTTTCCATAGTCTGAAGGCAAGGAAACGACAAGCTACTTTCTACATGAGAAGATGATATTGATCGCATCCTGAAAATAAAAATTAGCAGAATGGCTATACAGGATCTAGTTGGATGGCACTACAATGATGACGGTCTTTATACGGTCAAGTCTGGTTACTGGTTGGGAACTCATTTACCAATACCACATCCTATTCAACCTACCTATGGGCATGTTCCTCATAAGCAAAAGATTTGGAAGACAAAGACTCCACCGAAAATACAACATTTTATGTGGAAGCTCCTCTCTAGGAGTTTGGCTGTCGGAGATAACTTACGACGTAGGCATATTACAAGAGATGATCAGTGTAAAAGGTTTGGTCTACATGTTGAAACAGAGAAGCACTTGTTCTTTGACTGCCAATATGCTCAATGTGTATGGCGGGCTTCGGGTATTTCTAATACTACTATCAACAGTCCATCGACGACCTTTGAAGAAAAAATTGAAGCTTGTCTTTCCATTTGCTTTGCTCCCAGTTTGGAACATTTTAAAGACCTGCCCCTATGGATTCTATGGAGATTATGGAAATCTCGCAATATTCTGGTTTTCCAACGTAAACAAATTGAGTGGAGACAATCTCTTCAATACGCTAAGTTGGATGCTCAGGAATGGAAAGGAACAACAAATCAGGATTCTATATTCCCGTTACAACAAAGACAACAACGAACTACACAAACAAGAATGAACAAGTGGCAGCGACCTTTGATGGGATGGATTAAGTGTAATACTGATGGTTCTTTCGTAAGCAACAATAGTGCTAGTGTAGCTGGTTGGGTTTTAAGAGATGAGAAAGGAGTTTATCAAGGATCTGCACAAGCAATTGGCCAACATGTTGAGAATGCTTATGAAAGCGAATTACAAGCGGTTTTAATGGCTATTCAACATTGCTGGATGCAGGGATATCGGAAGCTACATATGGAAGGTGATAATAAAAAAGTTATTGATGTTCTTAACAATCGGAAGCTGCAATTTAGCGCTTATAATTGGACAAGGGAAATTCATTGGTGGGCTAAGAAGTTTACAGAGATCAAGTTTACATGGACAGGAAGAGAAGCTAATAAGGTGGCAGATAGATTGGCTAAAGCAAATCTAACAGACAATTGTAGTTTTCAATTTAACTTCTATGTTCCTTCTTGTATTACTAATCTTATCCAGGAAGATTATGTTAACTCTTACTAATTAATAAAAGTTTGAAATTAAAAAAAAAACAAAAACAAAAAAATGAAAGTGGGCGCAACTGTTTTCCTCCACCAAATCTATAAGGAACGAAACAAATGCTTTTACCATTAAATATACAGTAACTAGAGTAAACTAGTGAAAAACTTTTTCCACTTGATTGGCGTAGTTTTAGCTGAAAATAGAGTTTTCACCTAAAAGTTTCTCGCTAACTGTAACAAACAATCACACTCTTAGTTATTTTATTATTCAATTTTTTTTTAAAATCCCAACTTGGATTTTAATACTAAGACCAGCTCCATTGGGGAGTTCTTAACACAAGTTTTTCACAAAAAAGAAAAAAAAATAAATGAAAAAGGCCCAAAAAATAAAGAACCGCTCCTTAATATGGACTTTCTAGAGCTTGTAAGAAGCCCTTACGTGGCAGTATGTTATTGGACCATGCATTAATTCCCCTCCTCTCCTTCGTCGAAGAAACACAAGCCTTCTATCTTTCCTCCGTTGATGAATCTTCTGAAAAAACACAGCCCTTCTTCGTCTCCCACATCGCAACGATCGATCCGCGGAGGAGTTATCAGTTCATTTACCGATTCTCTAGCCTGTGACTCTGTGAGCGATGGATTCTACTTCTGCTCTCGTCGTCAAGGTTAATTTCTTTTCTTTACCCTCTGTTTTAGCTGTTGGTGATTCTGAGCTGCGATCGCGTCGATCTTTGTATCTGTT
It encodes:
- the LOC106314207 gene encoding uncharacterized protein LOC106314207 → MADNIRRGLQNLNLGANDPPVQLPVHVLNEAVAENRFILIGRPVMPRRQNIRSIIANHPRIWGQYGVQGRLTEGRRFQFVFPTEESLEMVLRRGPWAFADRMLIMERWSPLFNPLMLNFIPLWIQICGIPFQYMSQDAVIHIGRALGMYMEVDYNSDTTARRKFARDRVNWNDDEPLRFQRQFQFEAGVNTMLRLTYERLRGFCETCGMLTHDSGACLIQNGGPDNGGADDSGSEDDNLEEDPAPPQGLIIEEIVEADQQEENVGGLDAAVDKNMDNEIQVEEIAEEDDALWYGNAMPTMFSEEYNMNEMFNPLSAVGERPDTREALKRKARMEAANENVSIFTNLEQGESSTKRYTRRKKNEGTQTIPQRSINNDAADVPSEDTPKEGGPVGPEPPLPP